Within the Syngnathus scovelli strain Florida chromosome 6, RoL_Ssco_1.2, whole genome shotgun sequence genome, the region ACTGGTTGTTCCAGGTGCTGCCAAAGGAGGCGCTGTCCTGGCAGCAGGCGCCCGCCTTTGGGAGCTCTGCTCAATTCGTCGGCAGCGGCAACCTTCTTCACATCGCTCAGACTGAACGTGTAGTGTGCCACCATCTCCGGCTTGGGTTGCAGCACATAGTAAAGCTTCTGCAAAGAGAGCACGTCCTCAAAAGCGTCGTGAGCATTGTAGTCCATGCCCATCAACTCCTTCACTAAGTACTCCTGCTTGAAGCTGCGCATGCCGCAATCCCTCAGCACCTCCCGGGCCAACTGCAACGTGTCCACATAGCCGGCGACGGACGCATCGAACTGCGCTCGAAGGCCCGTCTCGTCCAGGGCTCGGGTTAGAGGTCGGCAGTCGAAGCGGCGGATGTTGTGGCCCGCCAGCAGGGGGCGATGGAGCCTTTGAAGGAAGGCGAGGAACGACAGCAGCACCTCCCGCAGGGGGCTGGTGGGCCCGGGTCGGCCGTGGAGGGAGAGCCGCCGTCGGCGCACCCTGAGGCCCGTCACCCTGGCGGCGCCCGGTTCCATTCGACAGCGAGGGACTgtgtagagcaggggtgggcaaactttttgacttgcgggccgaattgggttctaaattttgaccggggggccgaaccaggagcagatggatgtagtgtttgtgtgaagtaatataaacgacctgtaaaggtcattgcataaaaggttttggcctttagtaggtagtaaagcatggatattcaaaaaaagttttttgaaaacaaatgcattaacagcattaaaaaaaaaaaaaaacatccctaaaaaactgctatcagtgattctcataaaatatgacactgttattatgaataacagtctccatcacttcagtgcctgcaggtcagattaatgaaagatgtatgtttatcttatgagatcacatcaaacggcaaacattctgaccaaatatatcatcttgaagaatcggtgaaagcatacatccaaataaggtaatcaaaacggcaacacggtgaggggtatctgaaaatcggagcagagttttaactcacaaacacctggtaacagaagtgaggaaacggaaaacacttccttaaagtaagccttaagaactttaaaggttaagattagtcacaaacaggtggtgcatcaatgtccttgagcatcctgcattgtttgaaaatgagaatggtcgctagtttcaatccctgctatttgtacagatcatattcaaaatgcattgttttacaacaaacttgaaagcctccccttcattttcagtgttcatttgatgttgatgttcatgtggctgaacgtcacgtcgcgtacgtcgagccaaattggccactctttttaaacactcggcactcagtgtccaccttgcttttccttgggcgactcattttaatggaaggattccaggggaaggtttgtgggtggctttagcgtaaaactgtatccgaaaactcggcgcgcaaattacaagaatgctgtcgtcactaaattcggcactgctacaaatagagcgcgagtgcgccatttccgtactactgagtacgtacacgcacttgtgagtgtgcaccgagctttctgacacggcttccggtagtaaatgcgcaggcgagtggttccccatctactggggaaacgcagtcattgcaggcaaaatgaccgggaaaaaaaagtttaataatacaatttatttagggttggcgggccggattaaacggtcccgcgggccggatgtggcccgcgggccgtagtttgcccatacctgtttGCCCTCTACACTGTAGAGGTTGAGAGAGCAGCCTCCGCCCAGCGCCGCCAGCTGGACCAGCTCGCACGTTGGACCTGATGATGACACTTAAATATCGCTGACTGGGCAAAAGCATGCCTCAACTTTTAAAGCCACAAACTTTGTGGTGCTATTACAATACAATGGGCTCCAGCtaacaattattttaatattggcaAAATCTGAATTATTTTGTCAGTTTATCAATGAATCAATAGTTCCTCCACTTGGTTGATTGGCATTGTGGTTTAAACAATGTATTTTTAAGCAATTAATTAAGCAATTTTAAGCAGTTACGTGATTAATCGATGGGATAATTCAAAGAATACTCAGTTCTATTACTTCAGATTAATCCTAcagaaattttgaaaaaaaattctgattccCATTAAATTGAATTATTGCATGGTCATGGAGTAAATCAAACTTGGAAGTCATCGTAGCGTTGTAGCTGTAAAGATTTCCAACTTGAGGGTTTTATCCTAAAaactaacagagtcagtatttcGACCTTTACCACAGTCATTTTGTACATAAGTTTCTGTCGTACTTTCTTTCGACCTTACCCAGTCCAGTTGTCTCTAAATCGAAGAACACATTCGGCTGCTGAGAGGAGCCATCTGCCTCCGACGTCTCCATCGTGTATGTCAACGTTGCTCCGAAACGTTAACGTCCAAAAGCTCAGAACTTGACTAGTCATAGACAAACGTTAAGTATTCGGCGTGTGCAGAAGGTCCGCCAGAGCACAATTTAAAAGTCCTCTTCTTCATCTATTCTCCGCCGTTGATTCAAAGAAAAACAATCGATCGTACTCTAGCGGCAAACAAGTGAAACTCAGTCTCCAGATTCCCGTATGCTGTGTAACAAAATCTACTCCCCTAAACAATCATCCTATTTTTTGTCTTCCTTTTTTAAAAGAGAATGTAAAGAAAACTGATTAGAAACACTTGAATaggtaaaataaaaagtaaaatatcGCGTCAGGAAATGTCAACAGGTCATTGTCCGGTGTAAAACTGTGTAAGCAAGAGGAGCAAGATAGGTACAatgaatataatattttttaatccagttttgaaaatgatataAAGATAAATCATAGCAATGCATATACAAATATAGTTTTCAAAATTCATATATCTGCTTCGTTCGTCACCTACAACACATATAAAAGCTCTTTTAATGAAATGATCACAAATCACAAAGTCAATtataaatgaaaaaacaaagcaTCTAATTTCAGTGGTAGAGTGTTTGTGTCCCAACTTGAAAGTTGTGGGTTCAATTATCATTCTAGTGTCCTTTTCAGTGTCAATACTGTCAGCTAATAAAAACCATAGACAAATATAAAAGGACTTTATGTCTGATTAAATTACATATAGCAGGAAAACTTTTCAAACTATTATATTTCACCACTTGAGGGAACCCTAATATTGCATAATTGCCATTTTGGGcaagaaaaaaagtgacaagCTTTTGCAGGCCGTAGAACATGACATGAGGCCAAAAGGCCTTGAGTTTGTCACTTGTGCTGTATTTGGTCCACAGAAGTCTGGAAATAAACCACCGGGCCATGTTGAAAAGCCACTGACGTTCAACTCACGCCATACCGTGTGTCAGCATTACTCACGGCTGTTTTTCAGTTCTATTtgtataaattatgatttttgccatcaaaaatatttaaataaaaatatagtattttttgttgttctataggttgaggcaaaaaaaaaaaaaaacctagggGCAAACTTACTATTCTGCTCGGcatgtttcttaaaaaaaatgttttcttcacttttaggtcaggaaattttgaaattcaagtcATGCAATTAGGGAACTGAAAATTGTGACAAGCaaaatatggggaaaaaaatgctgatTATAGATGAGGAAAATGCAATTTGGTTACAGATTTCTTGCCAAAGTAGCATAAAGCAGACACACGATTTGATTAGTGAGCGCCCAAAAGTGACGTGGCCAACTGGATCTGACCTCCAGGGCTTAGATAGAAAGTGTGCTCTAGATCAAGCAATTCAACACGGCATTCCTGTCCGGCTTCCACACCCGAAACAGCTCCTGCAGCATCCTGGCATCCTCCAGTGCGTTGTGGGCGTCGTAGGATTTGCGCAGGAAGTACTGCACCATGTACGCCAAGGAGTAGCTATAGAAATTGTGGAACATCCTCTTGCTGAGCAGAAAGGTGTCCAGGTATTTGGACACGACACTCTGAAACGGGTGCAGGAGGGAGAACTCCCTCAGCACCCGGTTCAGGACGGGCGCGTCAAAGCGGTTGGCGTTGTGGGCGGCCAGGTACAGCGGCCCGCAGAATGAGGACAGGAACTCTATGAAGGAGTCGAGAGCCTGGCGAAGTGGGACGGTGTCCATGGGTTTCCTGTGGCGGAAGAGACGGCCGTTCGCCAGCGAGAAACCCGTTACGTCGCTTGCCTCCTTGGTGAGTGCGCAGCGGGGGACGACATAGGTGTTGAAGACCCGTCTGTTGCAGACGGCCGCGATCTGGATGATATCGCACTTTTGAGTGTCTGCGGGTAAGAGAGAGAACATATATTTCGTTTCACGGAGTTTACCAGAAAAAAGATGCACGCGCGCTTCATTGAGGTTAGCTTCAACCAAGACCAACTCATTTATGCTATCATCATTACAGACTAAACTGTCTTCAATAAGTACAAAAAACACGTTAGTTTTACCTATAACTAAATTGTTTGCAAAAATTAAATTGACactatttaaaacaaaatacaatcaaCGAGAACAGTGAGACTGCCAATGTGTGATTACAGCACCACAAGCGGTATGACAGCACTCTCTAATGGTATATTAAAGATTCACAGaaacaaatatgaaaaaaataaaatgaagtaaataaaaggaaaacattCGAATAACTTTTTTGTTTAACACTAATAGCACTTTTTTAATTAGTCGGACAAGTTTGCGAGCTTGAAGCTATTCACGGTAAAAGGTTTGAGAACTACGTACTAtaaagattttattttgtttttattttttccacacaAGGGTGGGTGGTCCTTTGTGATGTCACAGTTGTTGGCAGACAGTTATAAAATAAAGACGTGTTCCTCACTTCTGCCAcagtattttaaataaataagagctgGTGTGTTTGACGCTGATAGCAAAGTCATCAAATAGATTTTTGTGCCATACCCAGTCCAGTTGTCTCCAGATCAAAGAAAACCACCGTGTACGACATCTACGAAAAATTAAGAGAAATCATTGTGTCAACACGACGTTTAAAAGCACCATAAGAAGTTTATCAACTCACCGTGAAGAAACGTCTCGCCTTCGACTGCCGCCGAGCCAGTGTCCAAATTGCAGATTTTATAGCCCGCTGCGTCAAAGTCAACTTTCGTTTACGAGGAAGAGGGCCGTTTCCCTTTCCTTTCTCCCTCGAGCTGGCCGCCCACACAGGGAGAGCCCCCGCTCGCTCGCGATTTTGTTTTCCTCTCAACAGCCGACTTTTCTCCTGGGTTCCCTTTAGTTTCGCTTTTTGTCGCGGTGCACGACGGGAAATGAAGTCCAGCTGCATTCCCAAAAGGAGCGAAGGGACATTTGATTAGGTACAGTGTACCTAATCAAATGTTTGCAATGtttggtatgggcaaactacggcccgcgggccacatccggcccacgggaccgtttaatccggcccgccaaccctaaataaattgtattattaaactttttttttttttttcggtcattttgcctgcaatgactgcgtttccccagtagatggggaaccactcgcctgcgcatttactaccggaagccgtgtcagaaagctcggtgcacactcacaagtgcgtgtacgtactcagtagtacggaaatggcgcactctcgctctatttgtctcagtgccgaatttagagcgtgggctgtgacgacagcattcttgtaatttgcgcgccgagctttcggatacagttttacgctaaagccacccacaaaccttcccctggaatccttccattaaaatgagtcgcccaaggaaaagcaaggtggacattgagtgccgagtgttcaaaaagagtggccaatttggctcgacgtacgcgacgtgacgttcagccacatgaacatcaacatcaacccgtcacagatctaggtaaacggaccaacacctcggatctctcctaagaattgccacaacaaattttactccagactatgacacactagcaaaaaaagggagaccaacaacactgttcccactgaaaatgaaggggaggctttcaagtttgttgtaaaaaaatgcattttgaatatgagctgtacaaatagcagggattgaaacttagcgaccattctcattttcaaacaatgcaggatgctcaaggacattgatgcaccacctgtttgtgactaatcttaacctgtaaagttcttaagccgagtgtttaaaaagagtggccaatttggctcgacgtacgcgacgtgacgttcagccacatgaacatcaacatcaaatgaacactgaaaatgaaggggaggctttcaagtttgttgtaaaacaatgcattttgaatatgatctgtataaatagcagggattgaaactagcgaccattctcattttcaaacaatgcaggatgctcaaggacattgatgcaccacctgtttgtgactaatcttaacctgtaaagttcttaaggcttactttaaggaagtgtttcccgtttcctcacctctgttaccaggtgtttgtgagttaaaactctgctctgattttcagatacccctcaccgtgttgccgttttgattaccgtatttgccggtgtacaggtcgactcggtgtataagtcgaccccctaaaattcgacggaaatttacgattttatgatatatcctttgtataagtcgagctcaattgttgcattatattaaacttcaaaattcaatatgcgaaatttattgacgaaatgtgttcaaattccgggaggctgtgcgcatgcggctgtttataagcaccgcggaggagatcgcggccggcgagctcgcgcacgccgcccggcaccaatgggaggccggaaatagctccaagccgagcggatcggcactttataagcaccgtggaggagatcgcggcgcctcattcgacttccagcggccggtgagctcacgcacccgcccggcacatccgggaggccgtgcgcacgcgccaagtggccgaaaatagctcccgccgagcggatcggctgtttataagcaccgcggaggagatcgcggcgcctcattcgacttccagc harbors:
- the LOC125970690 gene encoding DNA polymerase III subunit epsilon; this encodes MQLDFISRRAPRQKAKLKGTQEKSRLLRGKQNRERAGALPVWAASSREKGKGNGPLPRKRKLTLTQRAIKSAIWTLARRQSKARRFFTMSYTVVFFDLETTGLDTQKCDIIQIAAVCNRRVFNTYVVPRCALTKEASDVTGFSLANGRLFRHRKPMDTVPLRQALDSFIEFLSSFCGPLYLAAHNANRFDAPVLNRVLREFSLLHPFQSVVSKYLDTFLLSKRMFHNFYSYSLAYMVQYFLRKSYDAHNALEDARMLQELFRVWKPDRNAVLNCLI
- the plex9.2 gene encoding three prime repair exonuclease 4, with the translated sequence METSEADGSSQQPNVFFDLETTGLVPRCRMEPGAARVTGLRVRRRRLSLHGRPGPTSPLREVLLSFLAFLQRLHRPLLAGHNIRRFDCRPLTRALDETGLRAQFDASVAGYVDTLQLAREVLRDCGMRSFKQEYLVKELMGMDYNAHDAFEDVLSLQKLYYVLQPKPEMVAHYTFSLSDVKKVAAADELSRAPKGGRLLPGQRLLWQHLEQPVKNIDGSTA